In one Catenulispora sp. EB89 genomic region, the following are encoded:
- the asnB gene encoding asparagine synthase (glutamine-hydrolyzing), with protein sequence MCGITGWISYERDLRNDAPTLDAMTATMECRGPDDRGTWIDGPAALGHRRLAIIDLPGGRQPMTAEAGGQSVVIVYSGETYNFTELRAELTSRGHRFTTDSDTEVVLRGYLEWGSAVAERLNGMYAFAIWDGRDRKLRLIRDRMGIKPLYYSPTPDGVLFGSEPKAILANPLAEPTVGLEGLRELFVMVKTPGHAFWSGMREVEPGTVVTIGPEGIRTDVYWTLATQQHDDSREESVAHVRELLDDIVRRQLVADVPRCVLLSGGLDSSTLTALSAQQLAVTGEKIRSFAVDFVGQAKNFVPDPIRADPDTPFVHAVAEHSNTVHQDIVLDAESLTDLDARRTVIRARDMPAGLGDMDTSLYLLFKEIRDHSTVALSGESADEVFGGYQDFFNEDARRGGTFPWLVKYTENFGDDMGLLRPELRQAMDLQNYVQECYDTAVSTIERLPGESDFEYRMRRVCHLYLTRFVRFLLDRKDRLSMAVGLEVRVPFCDHRLVEYVYNAPWAIKSFDGREKSLLREAAADVLPRSVYDRVKSPYPSTQDPRYVIALRSRVADLLSQPSHAVFDFVDPATVRRLVDDTGAGIMQASRRGLERTLDIALWLEMYQPTVSWS encoded by the coding sequence ATGTGTGGCATCACCGGCTGGATCTCCTACGAACGCGACCTGCGCAACGACGCGCCCACCCTGGACGCGATGACCGCCACCATGGAATGCCGCGGCCCTGACGACCGCGGGACCTGGATCGACGGCCCGGCCGCGCTCGGACACCGCCGTCTGGCCATCATCGACCTGCCCGGCGGCCGGCAGCCGATGACCGCGGAGGCCGGCGGGCAGAGCGTGGTGATTGTTTACTCCGGCGAAACGTACAACTTCACCGAGCTGCGCGCAGAACTGACCTCGCGCGGGCACCGCTTCACCACCGACTCGGACACCGAGGTCGTGCTGCGCGGCTACCTCGAGTGGGGCTCGGCCGTCGCCGAACGCCTCAACGGCATGTACGCCTTCGCGATCTGGGACGGCCGCGACCGCAAGCTGCGCCTGATCCGCGACCGCATGGGAATCAAGCCCCTGTATTACTCGCCGACCCCCGACGGCGTCCTGTTCGGCTCCGAGCCCAAGGCGATCCTGGCCAATCCGCTGGCCGAGCCGACCGTCGGGCTGGAGGGCCTGCGCGAGCTGTTCGTCATGGTCAAGACGCCGGGGCACGCGTTCTGGTCCGGCATGCGCGAGGTCGAGCCGGGCACCGTGGTCACGATCGGGCCCGAGGGCATCCGCACCGACGTGTACTGGACGCTGGCGACCCAGCAGCACGACGACTCCCGCGAGGAGAGCGTCGCGCATGTCAGGGAGCTGCTGGACGACATCGTGCGCCGGCAGCTCGTCGCCGACGTCCCGCGCTGCGTGCTGCTCTCCGGCGGCCTGGACTCCTCGACGCTCACCGCGCTGTCCGCGCAGCAGCTGGCCGTGACCGGCGAGAAGATCCGCAGCTTCGCCGTCGACTTCGTCGGCCAGGCCAAGAACTTCGTCCCGGACCCGATCCGCGCCGATCCGGACACGCCGTTCGTACACGCGGTCGCCGAGCACTCGAACACGGTCCACCAGGACATCGTGCTGGACGCCGAGTCGCTGACCGATCTGGACGCGCGGCGCACCGTGATCCGGGCCCGCGACATGCCCGCCGGCCTCGGCGACATGGACACCTCGCTGTACCTGCTGTTCAAGGAGATCCGCGACCATTCGACGGTCGCGCTGTCCGGGGAGTCCGCCGACGAGGTGTTCGGCGGGTACCAGGACTTCTTCAACGAGGACGCCCGGCGCGGCGGGACGTTCCCGTGGCTGGTGAAGTACACCGAGAACTTCGGCGACGACATGGGGTTGCTGCGTCCTGAGCTGCGTCAGGCCATGGATCTGCAGAACTATGTGCAGGAGTGCTACGACACGGCCGTCTCGACGATCGAGCGGCTGCCCGGCGAAAGCGATTTCGAGTACCGGATGCGGCGGGTCTGCCACCTGTACCTGACGCGGTTCGTGCGCTTCCTGCTCGACCGCAAGGACCGGCTCAGCATGGCCGTCGGTCTGGAGGTGCGCGTGCCGTTCTGCGACCACCGCCTGGTGGAGTACGTCTACAACGCACCCTGGGCCATCAAGTCGTTCGACGGCCGCGAGAAGTCGCTGCTGCGCGAGGCGGCCGCCGACGTGCTGCCACGCTCGGTGTACGACCGGGTCAAGAGCCCCTACCCGTCCACGCAGGACCCGCGCTACGTCATCGCGCTGCGCTCGCGCGTCGCCGACCTGCTGTCCCAGCCCTCGCACGCGGTCTTCGACTTCGTCGACCCGGCCACGGTGCGCCGGCTCGTCGACGACACCGGGGCGGGGATCATGCAGGCCTCGCGCCGGGGGCTGGAGCGGACGCTGGACATCGCGCTGTGGCTGGAGATGTACCAGCCGACGGTTTCCTGGTCCTGA
- a CDS encoding NAD(P)-binding domain-containing protein: MIVQPTVNEDTRTTDVVVIGAGQAGLSSAYFLRRAGFEPDAGSVVLDGDRAPGGAWQHRWPSLRMETVNGIFDLPGMAFEPPSPQEQASVAVPRYFAEYEDHFQLAVHRPVAVRAVRYGPDERLLVETDSATWAARTVINATGTWNKPFWPYYPGRETFRGQQLHAAAYPGPREFAGRRVVVVGGGITAIQLLAELAAAGAATTWVTRREPAFRDEPFTREYGREVVAMVERRVRAGLVPESVVSVTGLPVTDAIREAQRSGVLRRLPMFDRITPEGVAWDTPTDGAPSSVEADVILWCTGWRAALDHLAPLRLRAPGGGIAMDGTRVVLEPRLHLVGYGPSASTVGANRAGREAVRDIRRLLSGRGVEALAA, encoded by the coding sequence TTGATTGTTCAACCCACCGTGAACGAGGACACGCGGACGACGGACGTCGTGGTGATCGGTGCCGGGCAGGCGGGCTTGTCGAGTGCCTACTTCCTGCGCAGAGCCGGTTTCGAGCCCGACGCCGGCTCCGTGGTCCTGGACGGCGACCGGGCACCCGGCGGCGCGTGGCAGCACCGGTGGCCCTCGCTGCGGATGGAGACCGTCAACGGCATCTTCGACCTGCCCGGGATGGCTTTCGAGCCGCCGTCGCCGCAGGAGCAGGCATCGGTCGCGGTCCCCCGGTACTTCGCCGAGTACGAGGACCACTTCCAGCTCGCCGTGCACCGGCCGGTCGCGGTGCGGGCGGTGCGCTACGGGCCCGATGAGCGGCTGCTGGTCGAGACCGACTCCGCGACGTGGGCCGCGCGCACCGTGATCAACGCCACCGGCACGTGGAACAAGCCGTTCTGGCCGTACTACCCGGGCCGGGAGACGTTCCGGGGGCAGCAGTTGCACGCCGCGGCCTACCCCGGGCCGCGGGAGTTCGCCGGCCGGCGCGTGGTCGTGGTCGGCGGCGGGATCACCGCGATCCAGCTGCTCGCCGAGCTCGCCGCGGCCGGCGCCGCGACGACCTGGGTGACGCGCCGGGAGCCGGCGTTCCGCGACGAGCCGTTCACGCGGGAGTACGGTCGTGAGGTGGTCGCGATGGTGGAGCGCAGGGTGCGCGCCGGGCTGGTGCCGGAGAGCGTGGTCAGCGTCACCGGGCTTCCGGTCACCGACGCGATCCGCGAGGCGCAGCGCTCCGGGGTGCTCCGGCGGCTGCCGATGTTCGACCGGATCACGCCCGAGGGCGTCGCCTGGGACACTCCGACCGACGGTGCGCCGAGCTCCGTCGAGGCGGACGTGATCCTGTGGTGCACCGGCTGGCGCGCGGCGCTGGACCACTTGGCGCCGCTGCGTCTGCGCGCCCCGGGCGGCGGCATCGCGATGGACGGCACGCGCGTCGTGCTCGAACCGCGGCTGCATCTGGTGGGCTACGGTCCGTCAGCCAGCACTGTCGGCGCCAACCGCGCCGGCCGCGAGGCGGTGCGCGACATCCGGCGGCTTTTGTCGGGGCGGGGCGTCGAAGCGCTCGCCGCTTAG
- a CDS encoding response regulator transcription factor, protein MIDIALAQRAVLWREGLAALLGREGDFRVVVRPTRLEDVWPAVRRRRLDVILLDAELPGDPAMDAVCAQLCERRPDIKVLILVERWAATLAVLTRLAPQTGFLTVDASPAQLVDGLRRIVDGKPVLDLELAVAALSAGDNPLTDREREVLLKSVDGAPTKAIAAELFLSNGTVRNYLSRAIAKTGARSRIEAVRIARDEGWI, encoded by the coding sequence TTGATCGACATCGCGCTGGCGCAAAGGGCCGTGCTGTGGCGAGAAGGGCTGGCCGCGCTGCTCGGCCGGGAGGGGGACTTCCGGGTGGTGGTACGGCCCACGCGGCTGGAGGACGTGTGGCCGGCCGTACGGCGGCGCCGGCTGGACGTCATCCTGCTGGACGCCGAGCTGCCCGGCGACCCGGCCATGGACGCGGTGTGCGCCCAGCTGTGCGAACGCCGCCCTGACATCAAGGTCCTGATTCTGGTGGAGCGCTGGGCCGCGACCCTGGCCGTACTGACCCGGCTGGCCCCGCAGACCGGCTTCCTGACCGTCGACGCCTCCCCCGCGCAGCTGGTCGACGGGCTGCGCCGGATCGTCGACGGCAAACCGGTGCTGGACCTGGAGCTGGCGGTCGCGGCCCTGTCGGCCGGCGACAACCCCCTCACCGACCGCGAGCGCGAGGTACTGCTGAAGTCGGTGGACGGCGCGCCGACGAAGGCGATCGCGGCGGAGTTGTTTCTAAGTAACGGCACTGTTCGCAACTATCTGTCGCGCGCCATCGCCAAGACCGGCGCGCGCAGCCGGATCGAGGCGGTGCGGATCGCCCGGGACGAGGGCTGGATCTGA
- a CDS encoding ATP-binding cassette domain-containing protein, with protein MRRSSIVALCSWSLLEVPSSALSGIAVAHALDDGFLRHRTGVGLAWIGVLLAAATLAALGARRVFALLGNFVEPLRDVLVRRVVDAAVTRGVAGERDGGATARLTRQVETVRDSFAGIIVAVRAFVVAALGTAVGAYALDPLIAAIVLPPFVAGFALFLGVLRVAAARQRASVLGEEKVAAAAGPVLAAVRDVAAAGAEEYAADLVRGPVLAQARIDRRLARTAALRQLCFAVGGWLPALLLLAASPALLRRGLTAGALVGGLTFVVTGLQPALRGVISGLGDSGLRFSITMARLLDAAVPIAALPEASETSAAEKSAPTPTDFATNGLTLRAVTFAYGPASEPVLRDLDLTVAPGEHLAVVGPSGIGKSTMAALICGLRRPDAGAVLLGGADAADLAPGHLARLRVLIPQEAYVFAGTLRQNLSYLAPDAPDERIAASVAAVGAAPLVARLGGLDAIVAPNELSAGERQLLALARAHLSPAPLAVLDEATCHLDPIAERHAEQAFADRGGTLIVIAHRLSSALRAERVLVLDGVRADAGSHDELTARSALYRELLAHWSAGPESGPRPVSDPALVPGDPHRLDPAARAGLGDGARQIVANSAVT; from the coding sequence GTGCGCCGATCCTCCATCGTCGCCCTGTGCTCCTGGTCCTTGCTCGAAGTCCCCTCCTCCGCACTCTCCGGCATCGCCGTCGCGCACGCGCTCGACGACGGCTTCCTCCGCCACCGCACCGGCGTCGGCCTGGCCTGGATCGGTGTGCTCCTGGCCGCCGCGACCTTGGCGGCGCTTGGTGCGCGCCGGGTCTTCGCGCTGCTCGGCAACTTCGTTGAGCCGCTTCGGGATGTGCTTGTTCGGCGCGTCGTGGATGCGGCCGTTACGCGTGGCGTGGCCGGGGAGCGTGATGGCGGCGCGACGGCGCGGCTGACTCGGCAGGTCGAGACCGTGCGCGATTCGTTCGCCGGCATCATCGTCGCGGTGCGTGCGTTCGTTGTTGCGGCGCTGGGGACGGCGGTCGGTGCCTATGCGCTGGATCCGCTGATCGCGGCCATCGTGCTGCCGCCGTTCGTGGCCGGGTTTGCGTTGTTCCTCGGCGTGCTGCGAGTCGCTGCCGCGCGGCAGCGGGCCAGCGTCTTGGGCGAGGAGAAGGTCGCGGCGGCGGCCGGTCCGGTGTTGGCGGCGGTGCGCGATGTGGCGGCTGCCGGTGCTGAGGAGTACGCGGCGGATCTGGTGCGCGGGCCGGTCCTCGCGCAGGCACGCATCGATCGCCGGCTCGCGCGCACCGCCGCGTTGCGCCAGCTCTGCTTCGCGGTGGGCGGCTGGCTGCCCGCGCTGTTGCTGCTGGCGGCGAGTCCGGCGCTGCTGCGACGCGGCCTGACCGCCGGTGCGCTGGTCGGGGGCCTGACGTTCGTGGTGACGGGTCTGCAGCCCGCGCTGCGCGGCGTCATCTCGGGGCTCGGTGACAGTGGTCTGCGGTTCTCGATCACGATGGCGCGGCTGCTGGATGCCGCCGTGCCGATCGCTGCGCTGCCGGAAGCTTCGGAGACCTCGGCCGCCGAAAAGAGCGCCCCGACCCCCACCGACTTCGCGACCAACGGCCTGACCCTCCGCGCCGTCACCTTCGCCTACGGCCCCGCCTCCGAACCGGTCCTGCGCGACCTCGACCTCACCGTCGCACCCGGCGAGCACCTCGCCGTCGTCGGCCCCAGCGGCATCGGCAAGTCGACCATGGCCGCTTTGATCTGCGGCCTGCGCCGCCCGGACGCCGGCGCCGTCCTTCTCGGCGGCGCCGACGCCGCAGACCTCGCGCCCGGCCATCTCGCGCGTCTTCGGGTCCTGATTCCGCAGGAGGCCTACGTCTTCGCCGGCACGCTTCGCCAGAATCTGTCCTACCTCGCGCCGGACGCCCCCGACGAACGGATCGCCGCCTCCGTCGCCGCCGTCGGCGCCGCGCCCCTGGTCGCGCGGCTCGGCGGGCTGGACGCGATCGTCGCCCCGAACGAGCTGTCCGCCGGAGAGCGCCAGCTGCTCGCCCTCGCGCGCGCCCACCTGTCGCCGGCGCCGCTGGCGGTTCTCGACGAGGCGACCTGTCACCTCGACCCCATTGCCGAACGCCACGCCGAGCAGGCCTTCGCCGACCGGGGCGGCACGCTGATCGTCATCGCGCACCGGCTCAGCTCCGCGCTGCGCGCCGAGCGCGTCCTGGTCCTGGACGGCGTCCGCGCCGACGCGGGCAGCCACGACGAGCTCACCGCGCGCTCGGCGCTCTACCGCGAGCTGCTGGCGCACTGGTCGGCGGGGCCTGAATCCGGGCCGCGGCCGGTCTCAGATCCAGCCCTCGTCCCGGGCGATCCGCACCGCCTCGATCCGGCTGCGCGCGCCGGTCTTGGCGATGGCGCGCGACAGATAGTTGCGAACAGTGCCGTTACTTAG
- a CDS encoding ABC transporter ATP-binding protein, giving the protein MSAYSSAVRHGGAWLPAIGLAALGSTAVTLAVPDVLGAAVDTAAAGHGVGGQLLLAGALMAFGVLCDMTAGYASAACTAGTTAWLRLWMTRRVLDAGPANSGGFTSGDLLGRVCGNAADAGRAGPGAVGALTAIAPPVGSLVLLAVIDPWLAVAFLAGTVGVILVLRSFTRGTTRVLRTYLEIQGRIVGRLVESLGGIRTIAAAGTAAAERDRILADLPELHAAGRATWRVLARSTFQGSVLGPATLAAVLAVGGLELVRGRMTPGELFAASRYASIGTGLGGLTSVFAAVARSRSGAARAAELLELSEVEYGDRAVPEGTGELTFLGVSCGMLRDVDLTVPGGAAVAVVGPSGSGKSVLATLAARLRDPDQGQVLLDGVRLPEIAHDELRAAVGCAFERPTLVGATVADAIGPNLPRSRVEDSAKAARADAFVRLLPQGYDTPLADAPMSGGEAQRIGLARAWAAHRLLVLDDATSSLDTATEALISDALLGGARGRTRLIVTHRAATAARADLVVWLDEGRVRRVGGHDRLWQDAAYREVFAA; this is encoded by the coding sequence CGCGCTGGGCTCGACGGCGGTCACCCTCGCGGTGCCCGACGTGCTCGGCGCCGCCGTGGACACCGCCGCGGCCGGACACGGGGTGGGCGGGCAGCTGCTGCTGGCCGGGGCGCTGATGGCCTTCGGCGTGCTCTGCGACATGACCGCCGGGTACGCCTCCGCCGCGTGTACCGCCGGGACCACGGCGTGGCTGCGGCTGTGGATGACGCGCCGCGTCCTGGACGCCGGGCCCGCGAACAGCGGCGGCTTCACCTCCGGCGACCTGCTCGGGCGGGTCTGCGGCAACGCCGCCGACGCCGGGCGCGCGGGCCCGGGCGCGGTCGGCGCGCTGACCGCGATCGCGCCGCCGGTCGGCAGCCTGGTGCTGCTCGCCGTCATCGACCCCTGGCTCGCCGTGGCGTTCCTGGCCGGGACGGTCGGCGTCATCCTGGTCCTGCGCTCCTTCACCCGCGGCACCACGCGCGTGCTGCGGACGTACCTGGAGATCCAGGGCCGCATCGTCGGACGGCTGGTGGAATCGCTCGGCGGCATCCGCACCATCGCCGCCGCCGGCACCGCCGCCGCCGAGCGCGACCGGATCCTGGCCGACCTGCCGGAGCTGCACGCCGCCGGGCGCGCCACGTGGCGGGTCCTGGCCCGCTCGACGTTCCAGGGCTCGGTCCTCGGCCCGGCGACCCTCGCCGCGGTCCTCGCGGTCGGCGGCCTGGAGCTGGTCAGGGGCCGCATGACCCCCGGCGAACTGTTCGCCGCCAGCCGCTACGCCTCCATCGGCACCGGCCTCGGCGGCCTGACCTCGGTGTTCGCCGCCGTCGCCCGCTCCCGCTCCGGAGCGGCGCGCGCCGCCGAACTGCTGGAGCTGTCCGAGGTCGAATACGGCGACCGGGCCGTCCCGGAAGGCACCGGCGAGCTGACGTTCCTCGGCGTGTCCTGCGGCATGCTCCGCGACGTGGACCTGACGGTGCCCGGCGGCGCGGCGGTCGCGGTGGTCGGACCCTCCGGCTCGGGCAAGTCGGTACTGGCCACCCTCGCGGCCCGGCTGCGCGACCCCGACCAGGGCCAGGTGCTGCTCGACGGCGTGCGCCTGCCCGAGATCGCCCACGACGAACTCCGCGCGGCGGTCGGCTGCGCCTTCGAACGCCCGACGCTGGTCGGCGCCACGGTCGCGGACGCGATCGGCCCGAACCTGCCGCGCTCGCGCGTCGAGGACTCGGCGAAGGCGGCGCGCGCGGACGCCTTCGTCCGCCTGCTGCCGCAGGGCTACGACACCCCGCTCGCGGACGCACCGATGTCCGGGGGAGAGGCACAGCGGATCGGCCTGGCGCGAGCCTGGGCGGCGCACCGCCTGCTGGTCCTCGACGACGCCACCTCCAGCCTCGACACCGCCACCGAGGCACTGATCAGCGACGCCCTCCTCGGCGGCGCCCGCGGCCGCACCCGCCTGATCGTGACGCACCGCGCCGCCACCGCGGCCCGCGCCGACCTGGTGGTGTGGCTCGACGAGGGGCGCGTGCGCCGGGTCGGCGGCCACGACCGGCTGTGGCAGGACGCGGCTTACCGGGAGGTGTTCGCGGCATGA